A DNA window from bacterium contains the following coding sequences:
- the allB gene encoding allantoinase AllB — MSAAELILRGGRVVTASGVAVADVAIAEGRIVAVEPDLSGWTASEDLEATGLHVFPGGVDSHVHFNEPGRTGWETIACGSAALAAGGYTAFVDMPLNSDPVTIDGAAFDLKLGAAAGSSLVDFGLWGGLVPGNLDRLEELVQRGVIGFKAFMCPSGIDAFPGCDDRTLREGMRRIARLGSILLVHAEDPAIVDALIHRATAGGQNGALDFIRSRPAAAELEAISRAIGMAGETGCRLHVVHVSTAGGVELIREARRSGVDVSGETCPHYLLYVEEDMERLGGAGKCAPPFRSAADRDGLWRLIADGALPMVVSDHSPSSPDLKRGGDFFKLWGGISGCQSTRQLLLSGDGSRSLALPTIAAVTATNVARRFGLASKGEVAPGFDADLWLVDLSHEDVVRGRDLLYRNAFSAHEGRPIRGRTVRTMVRGRTVFAAGRPSKGPAGRLIRPAPPASA, encoded by the coding sequence GTGAGCGCCGCCGAGCTGATCCTTCGCGGCGGCCGCGTGGTCACGGCGTCGGGCGTCGCCGTCGCCGATGTCGCGATTGCGGAAGGCCGGATCGTCGCCGTCGAACCGGATCTCTCCGGCTGGACCGCGAGCGAGGACCTGGAGGCCACCGGCCTCCACGTCTTTCCCGGTGGCGTGGATTCGCACGTGCACTTCAACGAGCCCGGACGGACCGGCTGGGAAACCATCGCGTGCGGGTCCGCGGCGCTGGCGGCCGGCGGTTACACGGCGTTCGTCGACATGCCGCTCAACAGCGATCCCGTGACCATCGACGGGGCCGCGTTCGACCTCAAGCTCGGGGCGGCGGCCGGCTCATCGCTGGTCGATTTCGGGCTGTGGGGCGGGCTCGTGCCCGGCAACCTCGACCGCCTGGAGGAGCTGGTTCAACGCGGCGTGATCGGATTCAAAGCCTTCATGTGCCCCAGCGGCATCGATGCCTTCCCGGGGTGCGACGACCGCACGCTCCGGGAGGGCATGCGGCGCATCGCCCGGCTCGGTTCGATCCTGCTGGTGCACGCGGAAGACCCGGCCATCGTCGATGCGCTTATCCACCGGGCGACGGCCGGGGGCCAGAATGGCGCGCTGGATTTCATCCGCTCCCGGCCGGCGGCGGCGGAGCTGGAGGCGATATCCCGGGCCATCGGCATGGCCGGCGAGACCGGCTGCAGGCTCCACGTCGTGCACGTGAGCACGGCGGGCGGAGTCGAGTTGATCCGCGAGGCGCGGCGGAGCGGCGTGGACGTGAGTGGTGAGACCTGCCCTCACTACCTTCTATATGTGGAGGAGGACATGGAGCGCCTGGGCGGAGCGGGCAAATGCGCGCCGCCGTTCCGCTCGGCCGCCGACCGCGATGGGCTCTGGCGGCTGATCGCGGACGGTGCCCTGCCCATGGTGGTGTCCGACCATTCCCCAAGCTCGCCCGACCTCAAGCGGGGCGGCGATTTCTTCAAGCTCTGGGGCGGCATCTCGGGCTGCCAGTCGACCAGGCAGCTGCTGCTTTCGGGCGACGGATCGCGATCGTTGGCCCTCCCCACCATCGCCGCCGTGACCGCGACCAATGTGGCCCGGCGCTTCGGGCTGGCGAGCAAGGGCGAGGTGGCGCCTGGATTCGACGCCGACCTCTGGCTGGTCGACCTCTCGCACGAGGACGTCGTACGCGGGCGCGACCTGCTCTACCGCAACGCGTTCAGCGCGCACGAGGGCCGGCCGATCCGCGGCCGGACGGTGCGGACGATGGTGCGCGGCCGGACGGTGTTCGCGGCGGGACGCCCTTCGAAAGGACCGGCCGGCCGTCTCATCCGGCCGGCCCCGCCAGCCTCAGCCTAA
- a CDS encoding 8-oxoguanine deaminase translates to MAGSLLLRAGLMVTGTGQELESGWLLARDGEIAEVGSGPPPAADTTVDEPNCVAVPGLVNAHDHMYQWATRGYAPDGTLFEWLRALYPVWARIDAEVVRAAARAAMARLLLCGCTLSTDHHYVFPRGRSGIFETLVDTARELGLRFHPCRGSMSLGESKGGLPPDSVVEDEDAILADTEDKIRRFHDPTPGSMCRVVVAPCSPFSVTPRLMRDSAALARRHGVRLHTHLAETLDEERFCLERFGRRPLELMEDLEWTGDDVWYAHGIHLSDAEVDRVAGAGTGIAHCPSSNMRLGAGACRVEDLVRAGARVGLGVDGSASNEDSNLAGEIHQALLLARARAGIAGRIDAPAALGARTAWRLATKGGAECLGRDECGTLEAGKRADVACFRIDDLAHRGIADVLAALALAPPARAEAVVVNGKVVVREGRLLTADEDEVAREIAAAGRRLRD, encoded by the coding sequence ATGGCCGGCTCGCTGTTGCTGCGCGCCGGGCTCATGGTCACCGGCACGGGACAGGAGCTGGAGAGCGGCTGGCTGCTGGCCCGCGACGGCGAGATCGCCGAAGTGGGTTCCGGCCCGCCGCCGGCGGCCGACACCACGGTTGACGAGCCCAACTGTGTCGCCGTGCCGGGCCTGGTCAACGCCCACGACCACATGTACCAGTGGGCGACTCGCGGCTACGCCCCGGACGGCACGCTGTTCGAGTGGCTGCGTGCCCTGTACCCGGTGTGGGCCCGCATCGACGCCGAGGTGGTTCGTGCCGCGGCCCGCGCCGCGATGGCACGGCTCCTGCTGTGCGGCTGCACCCTGTCGACCGATCACCACTACGTCTTCCCGCGAGGCCGGAGCGGCATTTTCGAGACCCTGGTGGATACCGCGCGGGAGCTCGGCCTGCGCTTTCACCCCTGTCGAGGCTCGATGTCCCTGGGTGAGTCGAAAGGCGGGCTTCCGCCCGACAGCGTGGTGGAGGACGAGGACGCCATCCTGGCCGACACCGAGGACAAGATCAGGCGGTTCCACGACCCCACGCCGGGTTCGATGTGCCGGGTTGTGGTCGCGCCCTGCTCGCCCTTCTCGGTGACGCCGCGGCTGATGCGCGATTCGGCGGCGCTGGCCCGCCGCCATGGCGTCCGCCTGCACACCCATCTCGCCGAGACGCTGGACGAGGAGCGATTCTGCCTCGAGCGATTCGGCCGGAGGCCGCTGGAGCTGATGGAGGACCTGGAGTGGACCGGGGACGATGTCTGGTACGCCCACGGCATCCATCTCAGCGACGCCGAGGTGGACCGCGTCGCCGGGGCCGGGACCGGCATCGCCCACTGCCCGTCGAGCAACATGCGCCTGGGCGCCGGCGCCTGCCGGGTCGAGGACCTGGTGCGAGCGGGAGCGCGAGTCGGGCTTGGCGTCGACGGCTCGGCGAGCAACGAGGACTCCAACCTGGCCGGGGAGATCCACCAGGCGTTGCTGCTGGCCCGCGCCCGGGCCGGCATTGCGGGCCGCATTGACGCCCCGGCGGCGCTGGGCGCCCGAACCGCCTGGCGGCTCGCCACCAAGGGCGGCGCCGAGTGCCTGGGGCGGGACGAATGCGGCACCCTCGAGGCCGGCAAGCGCGCCGACGTCGCCTGCTTTCGCATCGACGATCTGGCTCACCGCGGCATCGCCGACGTGCTCGCCGCCCTCGCCCTCGCCCCGCCGGCCCGGGCGGAGGCGGTGGTCGTGAACGGCAAGGTGGTGGTCCGGGAGGGTCGCCTCCTCACCGCCGACGAGGACGAGGTGGCGCGGGAAATCGCCGCCGCCGGCCGCCGCCTTCGCGATTAG
- the pucD gene encoding xanthine dehydrogenase subunit D, whose translation MTAGAVLPTRQPQAAAASVTGRVGESVRRPDGVLKVRGDFPYSSDLWVEGMLWGATSRSPHPYARIVSIDTSEALASPGVRAVLTHEDVPGRKLYGLEIPDQPVLAFDVVRYWGEAVALVAADHPEQARRAARKVRVEYEVRKPLTDPEEALTPEATRLHPGGNVTRHVTIRHGDQDARADVVVRGEYEIGMQDQAPLGPESGLAIPDGEGGVDLYVATQWLHVDQDQLAGCLGLAPDQVRLTLAGVGGAFGSREDLSMQAHACMLALRTGRPVKIVYSRPESFVGHVHRHPGRLRYEHGATRDGKLVYVKARILLDGGAYASSSTAVIANASCFAVGPYQCPNATIDGWVVYTNNPPCGAMRGFGSVQNCYAHEAQMDKLAAALGMDPVAIRMRNAMDGSSRLITGQAMEGPIPVAELLRRVQEMPLPPVAGADHLDLTALPGGVSNTTHGESVRRGVGYAVGFKNVGYSEGFDDYSTARVTLAAAGGRPRAEVHTAGAEVGQGLVTVQAQIAGTELGVRDVTVLNADTRVGSAGSSSASRQTYITGGAVKAACEAVRERIFALAQSELGSRSGAGWRLEREAIVSADGEVIVTLATLLGEEVIEETREFRPRRTNRLDPKTGQADAHMQYAFAAHRAVVDVDTELGLVKVVELATAQDVGKAINPLAVEGQLEGGAAQGLGLAVMEEVQVKDGVIRNPSFTDYLLPTILDMPPVRMDVLELGDPRSPYGVKGVGEPPTISSGPAIVAAIRAATGRPLARVPVRPHDIVT comes from the coding sequence ATGACCGCGGGCGCCGTCCTCCCGACCCGGCAGCCGCAGGCGGCCGCCGCCAGCGTGACCGGCAGGGTCGGCGAGAGCGTCCGCCGGCCCGACGGCGTGCTCAAGGTCCGGGGCGACTTTCCATATTCGTCCGACCTGTGGGTCGAGGGCATGCTCTGGGGCGCCACCAGCAGGAGCCCGCACCCTTACGCGCGCATCGTCTCCATCGACACCAGCGAGGCACTGGCGTCACCCGGCGTCCGGGCCGTCCTGACGCACGAGGATGTGCCGGGTCGCAAGCTCTACGGCCTCGAGATCCCCGACCAGCCGGTGCTGGCATTCGACGTCGTGCGCTACTGGGGCGAGGCGGTGGCGCTGGTTGCGGCCGACCATCCCGAGCAGGCACGTCGCGCCGCGCGGAAGGTGCGAGTCGAGTACGAGGTTCGAAAGCCCTTGACGGACCCTGAGGAGGCGCTCACGCCGGAGGCTACCCGCCTGCATCCCGGCGGCAACGTGACCCGCCACGTCACGATCCGGCACGGCGACCAGGACGCTCGCGCCGATGTCGTGGTGCGCGGCGAGTACGAGATCGGCATGCAGGACCAGGCGCCGCTCGGGCCGGAGTCGGGCCTGGCGATCCCGGACGGCGAGGGCGGCGTCGACCTGTACGTCGCGACGCAGTGGCTGCACGTGGACCAGGACCAGCTGGCCGGCTGCCTGGGGTTGGCGCCTGACCAGGTGCGGCTCACTCTGGCCGGCGTGGGCGGGGCGTTTGGCTCGCGCGAGGACCTGTCGATGCAGGCGCACGCCTGCATGCTCGCCCTGCGCACCGGACGGCCGGTGAAGATCGTCTACTCGCGGCCGGAATCGTTCGTCGGCCACGTCCACCGGCATCCCGGCCGGTTGCGGTACGAGCATGGCGCCACGCGCGACGGCAAGCTGGTCTACGTCAAGGCCCGCATCCTGCTCGACGGCGGGGCGTACGCCTCCAGCTCCACCGCGGTCATCGCCAACGCGAGCTGCTTCGCCGTCGGACCGTACCAGTGCCCAAACGCGACCATCGACGGGTGGGTCGTCTACACCAACAACCCTCCATGCGGCGCGATGCGCGGCTTCGGCTCCGTCCAGAACTGCTACGCCCACGAGGCGCAGATGGACAAGCTGGCCGCGGCTCTCGGGATGGACCCGGTGGCGATTCGCATGCGCAACGCGATGGACGGCAGCAGCCGCCTGATCACCGGCCAGGCGATGGAGGGGCCGATACCGGTGGCCGAGCTGCTGCGCCGCGTCCAGGAGATGCCGCTGCCACCGGTCGCCGGCGCCGACCACCTGGACCTGACCGCGCTGCCCGGGGGCGTGTCCAACACCACCCACGGCGAGTCGGTGCGACGCGGTGTGGGCTACGCGGTGGGCTTCAAGAACGTCGGCTACTCCGAGGGCTTCGACGACTACTCGACCGCCCGGGTCACCCTGGCCGCGGCCGGCGGCCGGCCGCGAGCGGAGGTGCACACCGCCGGCGCGGAGGTGGGGCAGGGGTTGGTCACGGTGCAGGCCCAGATCGCGGGCACCGAGCTGGGCGTGCGCGACGTCACCGTCCTCAACGCCGACACCCGCGTCGGCTCGGCGGGGTCGTCGTCGGCGTCGCGGCAGACCTACATCACCGGTGGCGCGGTGAAGGCGGCCTGCGAAGCGGTGCGGGAGCGCATCTTCGCGCTGGCGCAGTCGGAGCTGGGGTCCAGGAGCGGGGCGGGCTGGCGGCTGGAGCGGGAGGCGATCGTCTCCGCGGACGGGGAGGTGATCGTCACGCTGGCCACCCTTTTGGGCGAGGAGGTGATCGAGGAGACCCGCGAGTTCCGACCGCGCCGGACCAACCGGCTGGACCCCAAGACCGGCCAGGCCGACGCGCACATGCAGTACGCCTTCGCGGCTCACCGCGCGGTCGTGGACGTCGACACCGAGCTGGGCCTGGTCAAGGTCGTCGAGCTCGCCACTGCGCAGGACGTGGGCAAGGCGATCAACCCGCTGGCGGTGGAGGGCCAGCTGGAAGGCGGCGCCGCCCAGGGACTGGGCCTGGCGGTGATGGAGGAGGTCCAGGTCAAGGACGGGGTGATTCGCAATCCCTCCTTTACCGACTACCTGCTGCCCACCATCCTGGACATGCCGCCCGTGCGGATGGACGTGCTGGAGCTGGGCGACCCTCGCTCGCCGTACGGCGTCAAGGGAGTCGGCGAGCCGCCCACCATCTCGTCCGGCCCCGCGATCGTCGCCGCCATCCGCGCCGCGACCGGCCGCCCGCTGGCACGCGTGCCGGTCCGGCCCCACGACATCGTCACCTAG
- a CDS encoding (2Fe-2S)-binding protein has product MRITCTVNGRPQVADSVWAGESLLYVLRERLGLPGSKNACEQGECGSCSVYLDGTLVCACLVLGGQADGREIVTVEGLSNGDSLHPVQQAFVEAGAVQCGFCTPGLVVATHDLLRRVPRPSDAQIREALAGNICRCTGYAKIIDAVHLAAGRMGAA; this is encoded by the coding sequence ATGAGGATCACCTGCACGGTCAACGGCCGGCCCCAGGTCGCCGACAGCGTGTGGGCAGGCGAAAGCCTGCTGTACGTCCTCCGGGAGCGGCTGGGCCTGCCCGGCTCGAAGAACGCGTGCGAGCAGGGTGAGTGCGGCTCCTGCTCGGTGTACCTGGACGGCACGCTGGTCTGCGCCTGCCTGGTGCTCGGCGGGCAGGCAGACGGACGCGAGATCGTCACCGTCGAGGGGCTCTCCAACGGTGACTCGCTCCACCCGGTGCAGCAAGCCTTCGTCGAGGCGGGCGCGGTGCAGTGCGGCTTCTGCACGCCCGGGCTGGTCGTCGCCACGCACGACCTCCTGCGCCGCGTGCCGCGGCCGAGCGACGCTCAGATCCGGGAGGCCTTGGCCGGCAACATCTGCCGCTGCACGGGGTACGCCAAGATCATCGACGCCGTTCACCTCGCCGCCGGCCGGATGGGCGCGGCATGA
- a CDS encoding xanthine dehydrogenase family protein subunit M, whose product MEFLQPTSWPEALTMKAAHPEAMPIAGGTDVMVEVNLDRHRPAAIIDLTRVAELTEWGGEGDLLRIGSGVTYARIIDELGDRLPGLAMASRTVGSPQIRNRGTVGGNLGSASPAGDAHPPLLAMDALVELASVHGSRRLPVSEFFIGPKRNAARPEELIAAFLIHPASGPQQFSKVGTRNAMVIAVCSFALALDPKRRRIGTGIGSAAPTPVTAADAERFMAGVLEEAGLWERPSEVDASAIARFGELVAAAARPIDDVRGTAAYRRHALSVLARRSFTWAWLEYQRSA is encoded by the coding sequence ATGGAGTTCCTGCAACCGACGAGCTGGCCGGAGGCCCTCACGATGAAGGCGGCCCACCCGGAGGCGATGCCGATCGCGGGCGGGACCGACGTCATGGTGGAGGTCAACCTGGACCGTCACCGGCCGGCGGCGATCATCGACCTCACGCGGGTCGCCGAGCTGACGGAGTGGGGTGGCGAGGGCGATCTCCTGCGCATCGGATCAGGCGTCACCTACGCCCGGATCATCGATGAGCTGGGCGACCGGCTGCCTGGACTGGCGATGGCCTCGCGCACCGTGGGCTCGCCGCAGATCCGCAACCGCGGCACGGTGGGCGGCAATCTCGGTTCGGCCTCGCCGGCGGGCGATGCCCACCCGCCGCTCCTGGCGATGGACGCCCTGGTCGAGCTGGCGTCGGTGCACGGCAGCCGCCGGCTGCCGGTGAGTGAGTTCTTCATCGGGCCGAAGCGCAACGCAGCGAGGCCGGAGGAGCTCATCGCCGCGTTCCTGATCCACCCGGCGAGCGGACCGCAGCAGTTCTCCAAGGTCGGCACCCGCAACGCCATGGTGATCGCGGTCTGCTCGTTCGCCCTGGCTCTCGACCCGAAGCGAAGGCGCATCGGCACCGGCATCGGGTCCGCCGCCCCCACGCCAGTCACGGCCGCCGACGCCGAGCGATTCATGGCGGGGGTGCTCGAGGAGGCGGGCTTGTGGGAGCGGCCTTCCGAGGTCGATGCGTCTGCCATCGCCCGCTTCGGCGAACTGGTCGCCGCCGCCGCGCGCCCGATCGACGACGTGCGAGGCACGGCCGCCTACCGCCGGCACGCCCTTTCGGTGCTGGCTCGCCGCAGCTTCACCTGGGCGTGGCTGGAATACCAGAGGAGCGCATGA
- the pucL gene encoding urate oxidase, producing the protein MTIVLGENQYGKAETHLVRVTRTGPDGETHEIKDISVSIALAGDFAASHVAGDNSNIVPTDTQKNTVFAFAKEAPVGEIEDFGLRLGRHFVEHVDAVRRARVSIEEYGWARISVAGRPHPYAFVHSGSEKRLATVTCTKDAAWVVAGLSDMVVLKSTGSEFWGYPRDRYTTLAETQDRILATAVVARWRYAGLQVEWAESFEKTRLLLLETFAVKHSLALQQTLYAMGEAVLTARPEVAEIRFSLPNKHHFAVDLSPFGLANDNEVFHAADRPYGLIEGTVTRDDAPEAGLAW; encoded by the coding sequence TTGACGATCGTGCTCGGGGAAAACCAGTACGGCAAGGCCGAGACGCACCTGGTGCGGGTCACCAGGACCGGTCCCGACGGCGAGACCCATGAGATCAAGGACATCAGCGTCAGCATCGCTTTGGCGGGCGACTTCGCCGCCAGCCACGTGGCGGGCGACAACAGCAACATCGTGCCCACCGATACGCAGAAGAACACCGTCTTCGCCTTCGCCAAGGAGGCGCCGGTCGGCGAGATCGAGGATTTCGGCCTGCGTCTCGGGCGTCATTTTGTCGAACACGTCGACGCGGTTCGCCGGGCCCGAGTGTCGATCGAGGAATACGGGTGGGCGCGCATCAGCGTCGCCGGCCGCCCGCATCCGTACGCCTTTGTACATTCGGGATCGGAAAAGCGGCTGGCGACGGTGACCTGCACCAAAGACGCCGCCTGGGTGGTCGCGGGGCTGAGCGACATGGTCGTCCTCAAGTCCACCGGCTCCGAGTTCTGGGGCTATCCTCGGGATCGCTACACCACGCTGGCGGAAACGCAGGACCGCATCCTGGCGACGGCGGTGGTGGCGCGCTGGCGCTACGCCGGTCTGCAGGTGGAGTGGGCCGAGTCGTTCGAAAAGACGCGCCTCCTCCTCCTCGAAACCTTCGCCGTCAAGCACAGCCTCGCCCTGCAGCAGACGCTGTACGCAATGGGCGAGGCGGTCCTGACGGCGCGGCCGGAGGTCGCGGAGATCCGGTTTTCGCTGCCGAACAAGCACCATTTCGCCGTCGATCTCTCGCCCTTTGGGCTGGCGAATGACAACGAGGTTTTCCATGCCGCCGATCGTCCGTACGGGCTGATCGAGGGAACGGTCACCCGCGACGACGCCCCCGAGGCCGGCCTGGCCTGGTAG
- the uraH gene encoding hydroxyisourate hydrolase: MSISTHVLDTMRGLPAAGLEVSLSRREADGGWTVVGRAVTDAEGRIRELAHDEIDAGEYRLEFATRPYFERSGLDAFYPEVAVVFNLEDPGAHLHVPLLLSPYGYTTYKGT; encoded by the coding sequence GTGAGCATCTCGACCCACGTCCTGGACACGATGCGCGGCTTGCCGGCAGCCGGCCTGGAGGTGAGTCTCAGCCGGCGCGAGGCGGATGGCGGCTGGACGGTCGTCGGCCGGGCGGTCACCGACGCCGAGGGCCGCATACGTGAGCTGGCGCATGACGAGATCGACGCGGGCGAGTACCGCCTGGAGTTCGCCACCCGGCCGTATTTCGAGCGGTCGGGCCTTGACGCCTTCTACCCGGAGGTGGCAGTGGTGTTCAACTTGGAGGACCCGGGCGCTCACCTCCACGTCCCGCTGCTGCTGAGCCCATACGGCTACACCACATATAAAGGAACGTAG
- the uraD gene encoding 2-oxo-4-hydroxy-4-carboxy-5-ureidoimidazoline decarboxylase codes for MSDGIARFNALPPEEAEPRLFECFANRVWASRVAAGRPYQDLAALWAAAEAAWSELAPSDWLEAFAAHPRIGERGGHSPASSEREQSEVMRASSRTLAELATENRRYEARFGHVFLISAGGRGAEEILAALRQRLDNDPMTEIGVAAQEHRKITRLRLERLLKG; via the coding sequence TTGAGTGATGGCATCGCCCGGTTCAACGCGCTGCCTCCCGAGGAGGCGGAGCCCCGCCTGTTCGAATGTTTCGCCAATCGCGTGTGGGCTTCGCGGGTCGCGGCCGGCCGGCCTTACCAGGACCTGGCGGCCCTTTGGGCCGCCGCCGAGGCGGCATGGTCGGAGCTCGCTCCATCGGACTGGCTCGAGGCGTTCGCCGCGCACCCCCGGATCGGGGAGCGCGGCGGCCATTCGCCCGCCTCGTCTGAGCGCGAGCAGAGCGAGGTCATGCGGGCGTCGAGCCGGACGCTGGCCGAGCTGGCGACCGAGAATCGCCGCTACGAGGCCCGGTTCGGGCACGTGTTCCTCATCTCGGCCGGCGGGCGCGGTGCCGAAGAGATCCTGGCGGCGCTCCGGCAGCGCCTGGACAACGACCCGATGACGGAGATCGGCGTGGCGGCGCAGGAGCACCGCAAGATCACCCGCCTCCGCCTGGAGCGGCTCCTGAAAGGGTGA
- the ade gene encoding adenine deaminase yields MTVIDAQWMAVARGDEPADLVLAGGRVLSVFTKEWLEVDVAVKDGHVVGLGSYEGRERLDVGGAYLVPGFIDAHMHIESSKLTVDEFARAVLAHGTTAVVADPHEIANVLGTDGIHWLLDCCADLPLDVFVMAPSCVPASSFESPRRAFTTGDIESLLRRHRTIGVAEMMNFPGVIAGQASEMAKLNTGLTDHVDGHAPGVRGSALNAYIAAGIRSDHEATTYEEALEKRRLGMWVMLREASIARNLRDLLPLVKRHGSERCMFCTDDREPSFIVEEGHINQMVRVAVADGISPEDAVIMATINPATYHRLWHLGAIAPGYQADILVLDDLRSFVPRRVLKRGAAPRFVDLEVPEWVRQTVHLAPLAAASFGIPSGARKIRVIRVIPGQLLTGVDLAEPTTRGGWIVADPARDLVKIAVLERHHASGRVGLGFATNVGLQRGAFASTVAHDAHNVVVLGVDDADMAACAMRLAGIGGGIVIAEAGRVTEELPLPVAGLMSDQPLAAVHERLRSMERRLATMGVTMTAPFMTLSFLALSVIPELKITDRGLVDVARFELVPLGIE; encoded by the coding sequence TTGACCGTCATCGACGCTCAGTGGATGGCGGTCGCCCGAGGTGATGAGCCGGCCGACCTTGTGCTGGCGGGCGGCCGGGTGCTCTCCGTCTTCACCAAGGAGTGGCTGGAGGTCGATGTCGCCGTCAAGGACGGCCATGTGGTCGGCCTCGGAAGTTACGAGGGCCGCGAGCGGCTCGATGTCGGCGGCGCTTACCTCGTCCCGGGATTCATTGACGCACACATGCACATCGAGTCGTCCAAGCTCACCGTCGACGAGTTCGCTCGTGCGGTCCTGGCCCACGGCACCACGGCGGTCGTGGCCGATCCCCACGAAATCGCCAACGTCCTCGGCACTGACGGCATCCACTGGCTCCTCGACTGCTGCGCCGACCTGCCCCTCGACGTCTTCGTCATGGCTCCGTCGTGCGTTCCGGCCTCGAGCTTCGAGTCGCCACGGCGCGCCTTCACCACGGGTGACATTGAGAGCCTCCTCCGCCGCCACCGCACGATCGGCGTGGCGGAGATGATGAACTTCCCCGGTGTCATCGCCGGCCAGGCGTCGGAGATGGCGAAGCTGAACACCGGGCTCACGGACCACGTCGACGGGCACGCGCCGGGCGTGCGCGGGTCGGCACTCAACGCATACATCGCGGCCGGCATCCGCTCGGACCACGAGGCGACCACGTATGAGGAGGCGTTGGAGAAGCGCCGCCTGGGCATGTGGGTGATGCTGCGTGAGGCGTCGATCGCTCGCAACCTGCGCGATCTGCTCCCTCTCGTCAAGCGCCACGGCAGCGAGCGCTGCATGTTCTGCACCGACGACCGCGAGCCCAGCTTCATCGTCGAGGAAGGACACATCAACCAGATGGTTCGCGTGGCGGTCGCGGATGGCATCAGCCCAGAGGACGCGGTGATCATGGCCACGATCAACCCCGCGACGTACCACCGGCTGTGGCATCTGGGGGCGATCGCCCCGGGCTACCAGGCCGACATCCTGGTCCTCGACGACCTGCGTTCGTTCGTCCCGCGGCGGGTGCTGAAGCGCGGCGCGGCGCCGCGCTTCGTCGACCTCGAAGTCCCGGAGTGGGTGCGGCAGACGGTGCACCTGGCCCCGTTGGCCGCCGCCTCGTTCGGCATCCCCTCGGGCGCCAGGAAGATCCGCGTCATCCGGGTGATCCCGGGCCAGCTCCTCACCGGCGTCGATCTGGCCGAACCCACCACGCGCGGCGGCTGGATCGTCGCCGACCCGGCACGGGACCTGGTCAAGATCGCGGTCCTCGAGCGCCACCACGCGAGCGGCCGCGTCGGGCTCGGCTTTGCCACCAACGTCGGCCTCCAGCGAGGCGCGTTCGCATCGACCGTCGCGCATGACGCGCACAACGTGGTCGTGCTGGGCGTGGACGACGCCGACATGGCGGCCTGCGCGATGCGCCTGGCGGGGATCGGCGGCGGGATCGTGATCGCCGAAGCCGGCCGGGTCACGGAGGAGCTCCCCCTGCCGGTGGCGGGGTTGATGAGCGACCAGCCGCTGGCCGCGGTCCACGAGCGGCTGCGCTCGATGGAGCGCCGGCTGGCCACCATGGGAGTGACGATGACCGCGCCGTTCATGACCCTGAGCTTCCTGGCCCTGTCCGTCATCCCCGAACTGAAGATCACCGACCGCGGGCTGGTCGACGTGGCCAGGTTCGAGCTGGTGCCGTTGGGGATTGAGTGA